The following are from one region of the Molothrus aeneus isolate 106 chromosome 7, BPBGC_Maene_1.0, whole genome shotgun sequence genome:
- the ITGB2 gene encoding integrin beta-2 has product MPRDCCLQLPAVTWVLLLVTTAFAMECPKIKVGTCKDCIQSGPGCAWCKKLDFTKAGEPDSIRCDTIEQLKQRGCPGSEIEFPGNEIRKTQDKPLSSETQLTPQEVHLKLRIGQPAVFEVKFRRAMGYPIDLYYLMDLSYSMLDDLENVKKLGGELLRALESTTPSRRIGFGSFVDKTVLPFVNTHPEKLRNPCPNKDTKCQPPFAFKHILSLTDNAQQFESEVGKQFISGNLDAPEGGLDAMMQAAVCGDQIGWRNVTRLLVFATDDGFHFAGDGKLAGILTPNDGKCHLEDNMYKRSNEFDYPSVGHLVQKLAENNIQPIFAVTSRVVDVYKKLSEMIPKSAVGELNKDSSNIIELIQVAYNNLSSRIILDHSTLLDTLDVKYDSKCKNVKDSMDEARGKCDNVKINEEVTFKVKVTAKACIPNYSFTIRPLGFTDTITVHVASNCDCHCNDKTDPAACNGQGSIECGICSCNSRYTGKNCECDTKGKSSKELESSCRRDNSSVICSGQGDCVCGQCVCHTSDVPGKYIYGTFCQCDNMNCEFFNGSLCGGPARGKCDCGACKCQPGYEGSACQCQQSTENCLNTRRHVCSLRGTCLCNRCQCTGGYQPPFCQECPGCPSPCGRYISCVECKFFGSGPFEKNCSQACPNIHLSTNSTEERTNDRKCREKDSQNCWMSFHMVQEDGDEIYTIIVDPERECPQPPNVPLIVGGTIAGVLLFGILVLVIWRFLMELLDRREYRRFEKERLKAKWNDADNPLFKSATTTVVNPRFNE; this is encoded by the exons ATGCCTCGTGactgctgcctccagctgccagcagtgacctgggtgctgctgctggtgacaACAG CCTTTGCCATGGAGTGCCCCAAGATCAAGGTGGGGACGTGCAAGGACTGCATTCAGTCtggtcctggctgtgcctggtgcAAGAAGCTG GATTTCACCAAAGCTGGCGAGCCTGACTCCATCCGCTGTGACACCATTGAGCAGCTGAAGCAGAGGGGGTGCCCAGGCAGTGAGATTGAGTTTCCAGGCAATGAGATCAGAAAAACACAGGACAAGCCCTTAAGCAGTGAAACACAGCTGACTCCACAGGAGGTGCACCTGAAGCTGAGGATAG gcCAGCCTGCTGTGTTTGAGGTGAAGTTTCGCCGTGCCATGGGGTATCCCATTGATCTCTACTACCTCATGGACCTCTCCTACTCCATGCTGGATGACCTGGAGAACGTGaagaagctgggaggggagctgctcagggctctggagagcACCACCCCTTCTCGGCGCATTG GGTTTGGCTCCTTTGTGGACAAGACGGTGCTGCCATTCGTGAACACGCACCCCGAGAAGCTGCGGAACCCCTGCCCCAATAAGGACACCAAGTGCCAGCCTCCCTTTGCCTTCAAGCACATCCTGTCGCTGACGGACAACGCCCAGCAGTTTGAGAGTGAAGTGGGCAAGCAGTTCATCTCAGGGAACCTGGATGCCCCAGAGGGAGGGCTGGATGCCATGATGCAGGCAGCAGTGTGCGGG GACCAGATTGGCTGGCGCAACGTGACCCGCTTGCTGGTGTTTGCTACTGATGATGGATTCCACTTTGCTGGGGATGGCAAGCTTGCAGGCATCCTGACCCCCAACGATGGCAAGTGCCACTTGGAGGACAACATGTACAAAAGGAGCAATGAGTTT GACTACCCATCTGTTGGCCATCTGGTCCAGAAACTTGCCGAAAACAACATTCAGCCCatttttgctgtcaccagtagGGTGGTGGATGTTTACAAG AAACTCAGTGAGATGATCCCAAAGTCAGCAGTGGGGGAGCTGAACAAGGACTCCAGCAACATCATTGAACTCATCCAAGTGGCCTACAAT AACCTCTCCTCGCGGATCATCTTGGACCATTCCACCTTGCTGGACACTCTGGATGTCAAATATGACTCCAAATGCAAAAATGTCAAGGACTCCATGGATGAAGCAAGAGGCAAATGTGACAATGTCAAGATCAATGAAGAG GTCACCTTCAAAGTGAAGGTCACAGCCAAGGCGTGCATTCCAAACTATTCCTTCACCATCCGGCCGCTGGGCTTCACAGACACCATCACTGTCCACGTGGCCAGCAACTGCGACTGCCACTGCAACGACAAGACTGACCCAGCTGCTTGCAATGGGCAAGGCAGCATCGAATGTGGGATCTGCAG CTGCAACTCAAGGTACACAGGGAAGAACTGCGAGTGCGACACCaaagggaagagcagcaaggagctggagagcagctgccgCAGGGACAACAGCTCGGTGATCTGCTCGGGGCAGGGGGACTGCGTGTGTGGGCAGTGCGTGTGCCACACCAGCGACGTGCCTGGCAAGTACATCTACGGCACCTTCTGCCAGTGTGACAACATGAACTGCGAGTTCTTCAATGGCTCCCTCTGCGGCGGCCCAG cacGTGGGAAATGCGACTGCGGGGCGTGCAAGTGCCAGCCTGGGTATGAGGGCAGTGCCTGCCAGTGCCAGCAATCCACGGAGAACTGCCTCAACACCCGCAGACACGTGTGCAGCCTCCGTGGGACCTGCCTCTGCAACCGCTGCCAGTGCACGGGAGGGTACCAGCCCCCCTTCTGCCAGGAGTGCCCAGGCTGCCCTTCTCCCTGTGGCAGATACAT CTCCTGTGTGGAGTGCAAGTTCTTCGGCAGCGGCCCCTTTGAGAAGAACTGCTCCCAGGCCTGTCCCAACATCCACCTGTCCACAAACTCAACAGAGGAGAGGACAAATGAtaggaaatgcagggaaaaggatTCCCAGAACTGCTGGATGTCCTTCCATATGGTCCAGGAGGATGGCGATGAGATTTATACGATCATCGTTGATCCTGAGAGAG AGTGCCCACAGCCTCCCAACGTCCCACTGATCGTGGGTGGCACCATTGCTGGCGTGCTCCTCTTTGGCATTCTGGTCCTGGTCATCTGGCGCTTCCTGATGGAGCTGCTTGACCGCCGGGAATACCGCCGGTTTGAGAAGGAGAGGCTTAAAGCCAAGTGGAATGAT GCTGATAATCCCCTCTTCAAGAGTGCCACCACCACTGTCGTCAACCCCAGGTTTAATGAATGA